One Candidatus Bathyarchaeia archaeon DNA window includes the following coding sequences:
- a CDS encoding ABC transporter ATP-binding protein: protein MKVKNLTKVFGKVTAVDNLNLEVEDRKFVCLLGPSGCGKTTTLRCIAGLETPDKGEIYIGGELVNELTPSERDIAMVFQFYALYPTLNVYDNLAFPLKAQKISKSEIDKMVKEVAETLRITGILHLRADQLTPGEAQRVALGRAIIRRPKVYLLDEPLTNLDAKLRAYMRAELKRLQKDLGQTAIYVTHDQLEAMTMADKIAVMNQGILQQYDTPDEIYDHPRNLFVAGFIGSPPMNFMECELHKDHKYVLKTNDFEYDVTEYKDLFDKEAVSEEVILGVRPEDIAVSRRKPAGLAFQSEVYVVEPMGDQMIVNLKSGGHVLKAVTEYDPELKVGEKVWASLNREKTHFIDRKTERVIL, encoded by the coding sequence GTGAAGGTTAAAAATTTGACAAAGGTCTTCGGGAAGGTCACAGCAGTAGACAACCTAAACCTGGAGGTTGAAGACAGAAAGTTCGTATGTCTTTTAGGTCCCTCAGGCTGTGGGAAAACCACAACCCTGAGGTGCATCGCGGGGTTGGAAACCCCTGATAAGGGGGAGATCTACATAGGAGGGGAGCTGGTAAACGAGTTAACACCCTCCGAAAGGGACATAGCCATGGTGTTCCAGTTCTACGCCCTTTACCCAACCTTGAACGTTTACGACAACCTAGCCTTCCCCTTAAAGGCTCAGAAAATCTCTAAAAGCGAGATAGACAAAATGGTTAAAGAAGTCGCGGAAACCCTGCGCATCACCGGAATTCTACATTTAAGGGCTGACCAGCTCACCCCAGGGGAGGCTCAGAGAGTCGCCCTAGGCAGGGCCATCATTAGAAGGCCGAAGGTGTACCTGTTAGATGAACCCTTAACCAACCTAGACGCCAAGTTAAGGGCCTACATGAGGGCTGAGTTGAAGCGGCTTCAGAAAGACCTAGGCCAAACAGCCATATACGTGACGCATGACCAACTTGAGGCGATGACGATGGCTGACAAAATCGCCGTCATGAATCAAGGCATCCTACAGCAATACGACACCCCTGACGAAATATACGACCACCCGAGAAATCTCTTCGTCGCAGGGTTCATAGGAAGCCCACCGATGAACTTCATGGAATGCGAGCTCCATAAAGACCATAAATATGTTCTGAAAACCAATGACTTCGAATACGATGTCACGGAGTATAAGGACCTATTTGACAAAGAGGCGGTTTCAGAGGAGGTTATTCTCGGCGTCAGGCCAGAAGACATAGCGGTCTCCAGGAGGAAGCCCGCAGGCCTAGCCTTCCAATCTGAGGTATACGTGGTCGAACCCATGGGAGACCAGATGATCGTTAACTTAAAGTCTGGAGGCCACGTCCTGAAGGCCGTCACCGAATACGACCCCGAGTTAAAGGTGGGTGAAAAGGTTTGGGCATCCCTAAACAGGGAGAAAACCCACTTCATAGACAGGAAAACAGAGAGAGTAATCCTGTAG